CGGAGCCGTTGAGGAACGACGTTGCGCGCCGGGCCTAGCGACCCGTGGACCCGAAACCTCCGGCTCCCCGGGAAGTCACCTCCAGCACGTCCACCTCGCGCAGGGCCGTGGCCGTCACGGGGGCCACCACCAGCTGGGCCACCCGGTCCCCCCGACGCAGGGTGAAAGGGGTGTTGGACAGGTTGACGAGCAGCACCTGGACCTCCCCCCGGTAGTCGGCGTCCACCGTCCCGGGGGAGTTGAGGCACGTCACCCCGTGCCGGAACGCCAGCCCCGAGCGGGGCCGCACCTGGCCCTCGAAGCCCGGCGGGAGCGCGAAGGCCAGCCCCGTGGGGACCGCCATCCGCTCCAGGGGTTGGAGCACCCGCTCCTCGTCGATGTCGGCCCGAAGGTCCAGCCCGGCGGCGAGCTCCGTCTCGTAGCGCGGCAGGGGCAGCGGGTCCGGATGCGAGCGCACCCGGCGCACGGGGACGGTCAGCGTGGGGTCCATGCCTCCCGCCGTAACACGCACCCCGGCCCCCCTCTACTTCCTGGCGCCAACGTCACGGGTCGTATGAGCCGGGCCCTCACAGCTCGGTCGCGCCGTCCGCCATGCGCAGCGCGGTGCGGAACCCGAACGGGTCCACCGGCCGCGCGGCCAGCTCCAGTTGGTAGTGCAGGTGCGGCCCGGTGGACCGGCCGGTGCTGCCCGACAGCGCGATGGCCTGTCCCTTCTCCACCCGCGTGCCCGCCTTCACCAGCAGCTCCGAGTTGTGACAGTACGCCGTCGTCACGCCCCGCCCGTGGTCCAGCACCAGCACGCGGCCGTTGACGGAGTCCTCGCTCGCGCGGCGCACCACGCCCGCGGCCACCGCCGTCACCGAAGTGCCTGTACGCACCGCCAGGTCCACCCCCGTGTGCATCCGGCGCGTGCGCAGCGTGGGATGGACGCGGATGCCGAAGGGGCTCGTCACCGGAGCGCTCTCCGACACCGGCCACCCGAGCATCAACGCGGTGGACAGCGCCAGCGCCTGCGCCGCGCCCACGGAGGAGCCCTCGAAGCCCGGGGGCAGCTGCTTCGCCAGGCGCTCCAGGCTGAGCGCCCCACCCTCCGCGTCCACCCGCTCCAGCGCGAAGCGCGCGGGCACCCGCCCGGCGAACACCGCCGTCACCCGAGCCTCCTCCGACGGGAAATCCTTCGCGAGCGCGTCCAGCATCCGCCGCGTCGCCGCCGGTCCCTTCACCGGATCCACCAGCGTCTCCGGAGCGATACCCAGCTCACGCGCCAGCGCGAGCGACGGCTCACGGGCCTTCGCATCCAGGGCCTTCAGCGCCGAGTGCGTCCCCCACGCCAGCGCCTCCGCGCTCGTGGGCACCCGCGTGAGCATCGCGGCGGGCAGCGAGTCCGGCACGGGCACGGCCGTCCCGCTCACGCCGTCGTAGTACGCGAGCAGCGGCCGGGCCGTGGTGCGCGTGTGGAAGGCCCAGGCGCCCGCGCGCCGCAGGAGCGCCCCCGCGGGCGTGTGGTGGTACGCGCACCACACGCACAGGAGCGCGAAGGTGAAGTCCAGGAGTCCGCGGGCGCGTCGAGCGAACATGCGTCACGAGCCTCAGCGCAGGAAGGACAGCACCGGTGCCGCGTCCCAGGCCGCCGCGAAGCCCAGCGGCGCCACCACGAGGCACCCCACGAGCCCGCGAGTCCACGCCCGCCGCGCCCCCACCGCTTCACACGCCGCGTCCGCGTGCTGGAGGTTGCGCAGCACCGCGCGCCACCCCATCGACACGCTCACTCCGCACAGCGCCGCCACCGCCAGCCCTCGGGCCGCCCAGTCCGCGGCGACGTCGCC
The sequence above is drawn from the Corallococcus sp. NCRR genome and encodes:
- the dut gene encoding dUTP diphosphatase, giving the protein MDPTLTVPVRRVRSHPDPLPLPRYETELAAGLDLRADIDEERVLQPLERMAVPTGLAFALPPGFEGQVRPRSGLAFRHGVTCLNSPGTVDADYRGEVQVLLVNLSNTPFTLRRGDRVAQLVVAPVTATALREVDVLEVTSRGAGGFGSTGR
- a CDS encoding M23 family metallopeptidase translates to MFARRARGLLDFTFALLCVWCAYHHTPAGALLRRAGAWAFHTRTTARPLLAYYDGVSGTAVPVPDSLPAAMLTRVPTSAEALAWGTHSALKALDAKAREPSLALARELGIAPETLVDPVKGPAATRRMLDALAKDFPSEEARVTAVFAGRVPARFALERVDAEGGALSLERLAKQLPPGFEGSSVGAAQALALSTALMLGWPVSESAPVTSPFGIRVHPTLRTRRMHTGVDLAVRTGTSVTAVAAGVVRRASEDSVNGRVLVLDHGRGVTTAYCHNSELLVKAGTRVEKGQAIALSGSTGRSTGPHLHYQLELAARPVDPFGFRTALRMADGATEL